Proteins co-encoded in one Xiphophorus couchianus chromosome 16, X_couchianus-1.0, whole genome shotgun sequence genomic window:
- the cdk21 gene encoding cyclin-dependent kinase 4 isoform X1 — MLRYSNYMKCGFVVDNLIPSRFFKKIYILIATLASLFRVQLKQENATYSFVVAPNLTYFSIFQIKLAEFRGKMDFCPESLHYELLAEVGEGSFGKVYKAREVGEKQRLLAVKKLNFRWESEEAGIPPFMIREVALLRKVGYFNHPNIVKLLDASAVSIGSALDLTLVLEYIDQDLSTFLSKAPACGLGRDLIKDVMQQLLQGLDFLHINLVLHRDLKPENILVSSRREIKIADFGLARIHTYNIALTPGVVTLWYRAPEVLLNSVYMSSVDIWSAGCIFAELFLLRPLFKGYTEVQQLQKIFEVIGLPSEDDWPQESPILYSESLGPRGSCTNLLPNLDQDENDLLSHCLLFNPNRRISAAKALTHPFFVKHGRFPPNDEPKLLRFCDRE, encoded by the exons ATGCTGCGATATAGCAACTATATGAAATGTGGTTTTGTTGTGGATAATTTAATCCCGTCgcgtttctttaaaaaaatatatattttaatagcCACGCTGGCTAGCTTATTCCGAGTGCAGCTAAAGCAAGAAAACGCGACATATTCATTTGTTGTTGCTCCAAACTTAACTTATTTCTCTATATTTCAGATTAAACTCGCTGAATTTAGGGGGAAAATGGACTTTTGCCCTGAATCTCTGCATTATGAGCTTTTAGCGGAGGTCGGTGAAGGCTCCTTCGGGAAAGTTTACAAAGCCAGAGAGGTTGGGGAGAAACAGCGCCTCCTGGCGGTGAAGAAGCTCAATTTTCGCTGGGAGTCTGAGGAGGCCGGAATCCCTCCCTTCATGATCCGAGAGGTGGCGCTGCTGCGCAAAGTGGGCTACTTCAACCATCCAAACATTGTCAA GCTCTTAGATGCATCTGCTGTTTCTATTGGCTCAGCCCTGGACCTCACTCTGGTGCTGGAATACATCGATCAGGACCTGTCCACTTTTCTGTCGAAGGCTCCTGCTTGTGGTTTGGGCCGTGACTTGATAAAG GATGtgatgcagcagctgctgcaagGACTGGACTTCCTGCACATAAACCTCGTCCTGCATCGAGACTTAAAGCCGGAGAACATCCTGGTCAGCAGCCGAAGAGAGATCAAGATCGCAGACTTCGGACTCGCACGAATTCACACCTATAATATCGCTCTTACACCTGGT GTCGTGACCTTGTGGTATCGAGCTCCAGAGGTGCTGCTGAACTCTGTTTACATGTCCTCAGTGGACATATGGAGCGCTGGCTGCATCTTTGCTGAGCTTTTCCTCTTGAG GCCGTTGTTTAAGGGCTACACAGAGGTGCAGCAGCTGCAAAAAATCTTTGA GGTGATCGGTTTGCCCAGTGAGGACGACTGGCCTCAGGAAAGCCCTATCTTGTACTCTGAGAGCCTGGGGCCAAGGGGCTCCTGCACCAACCTGCTGCCCAACCTGGACCAAGATGAGAACGACCTGCTCTCT CACTGTCTGTTGTTCAATCCGAATCGTCGCATCTCCGCCGCCAAGGCCCTGACTCATCCTTTCTTTGTGAAGCACGGAAGATTCCCGCCGAACGACGAGCCAAAGCTGCTGCGATTCTGTGATCGGGAATAG
- the cdk21 gene encoding cyclin-dependent kinase 4 isoform X2 gives MDFCPESLHYELLAEVGEGSFGKVYKAREVGEKQRLLAVKKLNFRWESEEAGIPPFMIREVALLRKVGYFNHPNIVKLLDASAVSIGSALDLTLVLEYIDQDLSTFLSKAPACGLGRDLIKDVMQQLLQGLDFLHINLVLHRDLKPENILVSSRREIKIADFGLARIHTYNIALTPGVVTLWYRAPEVLLNSVYMSSVDIWSAGCIFAELFLLRPLFKGYTEVQQLQKIFEVIGLPSEDDWPQESPILYSESLGPRGSCTNLLPNLDQDENDLLSHCLLFNPNRRISAAKALTHPFFVKHGRFPPNDEPKLLRFCDRE, from the exons ATGGACTTTTGCCCTGAATCTCTGCATTATGAGCTTTTAGCGGAGGTCGGTGAAGGCTCCTTCGGGAAAGTTTACAAAGCCAGAGAGGTTGGGGAGAAACAGCGCCTCCTGGCGGTGAAGAAGCTCAATTTTCGCTGGGAGTCTGAGGAGGCCGGAATCCCTCCCTTCATGATCCGAGAGGTGGCGCTGCTGCGCAAAGTGGGCTACTTCAACCATCCAAACATTGTCAA GCTCTTAGATGCATCTGCTGTTTCTATTGGCTCAGCCCTGGACCTCACTCTGGTGCTGGAATACATCGATCAGGACCTGTCCACTTTTCTGTCGAAGGCTCCTGCTTGTGGTTTGGGCCGTGACTTGATAAAG GATGtgatgcagcagctgctgcaagGACTGGACTTCCTGCACATAAACCTCGTCCTGCATCGAGACTTAAAGCCGGAGAACATCCTGGTCAGCAGCCGAAGAGAGATCAAGATCGCAGACTTCGGACTCGCACGAATTCACACCTATAATATCGCTCTTACACCTGGT GTCGTGACCTTGTGGTATCGAGCTCCAGAGGTGCTGCTGAACTCTGTTTACATGTCCTCAGTGGACATATGGAGCGCTGGCTGCATCTTTGCTGAGCTTTTCCTCTTGAG GCCGTTGTTTAAGGGCTACACAGAGGTGCAGCAGCTGCAAAAAATCTTTGA GGTGATCGGTTTGCCCAGTGAGGACGACTGGCCTCAGGAAAGCCCTATCTTGTACTCTGAGAGCCTGGGGCCAAGGGGCTCCTGCACCAACCTGCTGCCCAACCTGGACCAAGATGAGAACGACCTGCTCTCT CACTGTCTGTTGTTCAATCCGAATCGTCGCATCTCCGCCGCCAAGGCCCTGACTCATCCTTTCTTTGTGAAGCACGGAAGATTCCCGCCGAACGACGAGCCAAAGCTGCTGCGATTCTGTGATCGGGAATAG
- the LOC114159830 gene encoding all-trans-retinol 13,14-reductase-like has translation MLTIFLIVLVILVIFTLKYVFSSPETNPFAKDCREPLKKKVYDEKTKNKVLKQGFVASKVPDNLDAVIIGSGIGGLGLGVLLAKVGKKVLVLEQHDRAGGCCHTFTEKGFEFDVGIHYIGDLLGDSPFRCMLDQMTNGQLQWEPLEKAFDHVVLGSLENRRSYPIFSGSARYLEELKKRFPGEEKAIDEYLRLVKKTEFGSWLFVVLKLCPLPLAKFLIHTGLVKHLSFFFKMAPRSLRDVVNELTENKDLRAVFTYIFGTYGNKPKDASFAMHSLLITHYLNGAWYPKAGSSEIAYHMIPIIEKAGGAVLVRAPVNRILFNEAKEACGVSVLKGQEEVHIKAPMVISDAGIFNTYENLLPKELQAMPEIQKQLSLVKHGEGGLSIFIGLNGTKEELGLKANNYWIFTENNFDELMERYLNDGREQASKKIPLLFVASPSAKDPSWEERSPGKSTLSLVSFVKYSWFEEWKDGKVTNRGSDYKELKQAFIDSALDVVMDVFPKITRDKIEYIDAGTPITNTHYIGAPKGEFYGVDHGIARFNPELNATIRPQTPLKNLYLTGQDVFLCGFAGAIAGALTCGSVILNRNLHLDSFLLAMKTKYIDKKLKDE, from the exons ATGTTGACCATTTTCTTGATTGTTTTGGTAATTCTGGTAATATTTacactgaaatatgttttcagcAGCCCAGAGACGAACCCGTTTGCAAAGGACTGTCGAGAACCGCTGAAAAAGAAAGTTTACGACGAAAAAACGAAAAATAAAGTCCTGAAGCAAG GTTTCGTGGCCAGTAAAGTACCAGACAACCTGGATGCAGTCATCATTGGTAGTGGCATCGGTGGACTTGGTCTGGGTGTCCTTCTGGCTAAAGTTGGaaagaaggttctggttctggagcagCATGATCGGGCCGGGGGATGCTGCCACACGTTCACAGAGAAGGGCTTTGAGTTTGATGTTG GAATCCATTACATTGGTGATCTGTTGGGCGACTCGCCTTTTCGCTGCATGCTGGACCAGATGACCAATGGTCAGCTGCAGTGGGAGCCTCTGGAGAAGGCGTTTGATCACGTTGTGCTGGGATCTCTGGAAAACCGCCGCTCCTATCCCATCTTCAGCGGCAGCGCTCGCTACCTTGAGGAGCTGAAGAAGCGATTCCCTGGAGAGGAGAAGGCCATCGATGAGTATTTGAGGCTGGTGAAG aaaaCCGAGTTTGGCTCCTGGCTCTTTGTTGTGCTGAAGCTCTGCCCCTTACCTTTGGCCAAGTTCCTGATCCACACCGGCCTCGTCAAGcatctgtctttcttttttaaaatggcgCCACGCAGCCTGAGAGACGTGGTCAATGAGCTGACAGAGAACAAAGACCTCAGAGCTGTCTTCACCTACATCTTTGGCACCTACG GTAATAAGCCAAAAGATGCCAGCTTTGCCATGCACAGTTTGCTGATCACTCATTACCTAAATGGCGCCTGGTACCCTAAAGCTGGCAGCAGCGAGATTGCTTACCACATGATTCCCATCATTGAGAAGGCAGGGGGCGCTGTTCTGGTGCGAGCTCCAGTCAACCGCATCTTATTTAATGAGGCAAAGGAAGCTTGTG GTGTGAGTGTGTTGAAAGGTCAGGAGGAGGTGCATATAAAGGCCCCTATGGTCATTTCTGATGCTGGTATCTTCAATACCTACGAGAACCTGCTGCCCAAGGAGCTCCAGGCCATGCCAG AGATCCAGAAGCAGCTCAGtttggtgaaacatggtgaagGAGGTCTGAGCATCTTTATTGGTTTAAATGGAACCAAGGAGGAGCTGGGCCTGAAAGCAAACAACTACTGGATCTTCACTGAGAACAATTTTGATGAACT GATGGAGAGATATTTAAATGACGGAAGAGAACAGGCTTCTAAGAAAATACCTCTGCTGTTTGTTGCTTCGCCATCTGCCAAAGATCCATCGTGGGAGGAGAGATCACCAG gaaagtCTACTTTAAGTCTGGTTAGTTTTGTCAAATATTCGTGGTTTGAGGAGTGGAAGGACGGTAAAGTGACGAACAGAGGGTCTGACTACAAAGAGCTGAAACAAGCGTTCATTGACTCCGCTCTGGATGTGGTGATGGACGTTTTTCCTAAAATCACCAGGGACAAG ATTGAGTATATTGACGCTGGAACCCccatcacaaacacacactacATTGGCGCCCCAAAAGGTGAGTTCTACGGAGTGGACCACGGCATCGCTCGGTTCAACCCTGAACTCAACGCTACAATAAGACCTCAGACTCCTCTGAAGAACCTCTACCTGACAG GCCAGGATGTGTTTTTGTGCGGTTTCGCTGGTGCTATTGCCGGTGCGCTAACCTGCGGCTCGGTCATTCTCAACCGCAACCTCCATCTGGATTCCTTCCTGTTGGCAATGAAAACCAAATATATagacaaaaagttaaaagacGAGTAG
- the LOC114159829 gene encoding all-trans-retinol 13,14-reductase-like, whose translation MLMIVAFACVSLVIFILKYVFGYSGPNPFEKDCREPLKEKVYDKKEKNKVLKQGFVASKVPDNLDAVIIGSGVGGLGLAVLLAKVGKKALVLEQHDRAGGCCHTFTEKGFEFDVGIHYIGGLMDHKPFRCMLDQMTNGQLEWEKLENPFDHVVLGPPENRRSYPIYSSSARYSEELKKRFPGEEKAIDEYLKLVKKTGKGIWVMAVLKLCPLPLAKFLIHTGLVKHLSYFYKMAPRSLTDVVNELTENKDLRAVFTYIFGTYGNLPKDSSFSMHSLLTTHYLTGAWYPKAGSSEIAYHMIPIIEKAGGAVLVRAPVNRILFNDAKEACGVSVLKGQEEVHIKAPMVISDAGIFNTYENLLPKELQAMPEIQKQLSLVKHGEGGLSIFIGLNGTKEELGLKANNYWIFTENNFDELVEKYMNEEREEASKKIPLLFVASPSAKDPSWEERSPGKSTLSLVSFAKYSWFEEWKDDKVTKRGSDYKELKQAFIDSALDVVMDIFPKITRDKIEYIDAGTPITNTHYIAAPKGEFYGVDHGIARFNPELNVTIRPQTPLKNLYLTGQDVFLCGFAGALAGALTCGSVILNRNLHLAAIALAKRTKYVNNKLKDE comes from the exons ATGTTGATGATTGTAGCTTTTGCTTGTGTGTCTTTGGTCATATTTATACTTAAATATGTCTTCGGCTACTCAGGTCCGAACCCCTTTGAGAAGGACTGTCGTGAGCCGCTAAAAGAGAAGGTTTACgacaagaaagagaaaaacaaagtcctTAAGCAAG GTTTTGTGGCCAGTAAAGTGCCAGATAACCTGGATGCAGTGATCATCGGCAGTGGTGTCGGTGGACTCGGGCTGGCTGTGCTCCTGGCTAAAGTTGGAAAGaaggctctggttctggaacagCATGATCGGGCTGGGGGATGCTGCCACACGTTCACAGAGAAGGGCTTTGAGTTTGATGTTG GTATCCACTACATCGGTGGTCTGATGGACCACAAGCCCTTTCGCTGCATGCTGGACCAGATGACCAATGGTCAGCTGGAGTGGGAGAAGCTGGAGAACCCGTTTGACCACGTTGTGCTGGGACCCCCTGAAAACCGCCGCTCCTACCCCATTTATAGCAGCAGCGCTCGCTACTCTGAAGAGCTGAAGAAGCGATTCCCTGGAGAGGAGAAGGCCATCGATGAGTATCTGAAGCTGGTGAAG aaaaccGGGAAAGGCATTTGGGTCATGGCTGTGCTGAAGCTCTGCCCCTTACCTTTGGCCAAGTTCCTGATCCACACCGGCCTCGTCAAGCATCTGTCTTACTTCTACAAAATGGCGCCACGCAGCCTGACAGATGTGGTCAACGAGCTGACGGAGAACAAGGACCTCAGAGCTGTCTTCACCTACATCTTTGGCACCTATG GCAACCTACCAAAAGATTCCAGCTTTTCCATGCACAGTTTGCTGACCACCCACTACCTGACTGGCGCCTGGTACCCTAAAGCTGGCAGCAGTGAGATTGCCTACCACATGATTCCCATCATCGAGAAGGCAGGGGGCGCTGTTCTGGTGCGAGCCCCAGTCAACCGCATCTTATTTAATGATGCAAAGGAAGCTTGTG gtgtGAGTGTGTTGAAAGGTCAGGAGGAGGTGCATATAAAGGCCCCTATGGTCATCTCTGATGCCGGTATTTTTAATACCTATGAGAACCTGCTGCCCAAGGAGCTCCAGGCCATGCCAG AGATCCAGAAGCAGCTCAGtttggtgaaacatggtgaagGAGGTCTGAGCATCTTTATTGGTTTAAATGGAACCAAGGAGGAGCTGGGCCTGAAAGCAAACAACTACTGGATCTTCACTGAGAACAATTTTGATGAACt GGTGGAGAAATATATGAATGAGGAGCGGGAAGAGGCGTCTAAGAAAATACCTCTGCTGTTTGTCGCCTCGCCGTCTGCCAAAGATCCATCGTGGGAGGAGAGATCACCAG gAAAGTCTACTTTAAGTCTGGTTAGTTTTGCCAAATACTCATGGTTTGAGGAGTGGAAGGACGATAAAGTGACGAAAAGAGGGTCTGACTACAAAGAGCTGAAACAAGCATTCATTGACTCCGCTCTGGATGTGGTGATGGACATTTTCCCCAAAATCACCAGGGACAAG aTTGAGTATATTGACGCTGGAACCCccatcacaaacacacactacATTGCTGCCCCCAAAGGTGAATTCTACGGAGTGGACCACGGCATCGCTCGGTTCAACCCTGAACTCAACGTTACAATAAGACCTCAGACTCCCCTGAAGAACCTCTACCTGACAG GCCAGGATGTGTTTTTGTGCGGTTTTGCTGGCGCCCTTGCTGGAGCTCTCACATGTGGCTCGGTCATTCTGAACCGCAACCTCCATCTGGCCGCCATCGCCTTGGCAAAGAGAACAAAATATGTGAACAACAAGCTGAAAGACGAATAG
- the nmt1a gene encoding glycylpeptide N-tetradecanoyltransferase 1 produces MADENETAAIPEKEDVEDHGHCSDCENEEHHLEDGERGDDTGAKKKKKRQKKKKKAGATEAAQDPLAKVNSLPADKLQEIQKAIELFSVGQGPAKTMEEATRRSYQFWDTQPVPKLGETVTSHGSIEPDKDHIREEPYSLPQGFTWDTLDLGNPAVLKELYTLLNENYVEDDDNMFRFDYSPEFLLWALRPPGWLPQWHCGVRVNSNQKLVGFISAIPATIRIYDIEKKMVEINFLCVHKKLRAKRVAPVLIREITRRVNLQGIFQAVYTAGVVLPKPVGTCRYWHRSLNPRKLIEVKFSHLSRNMTMQRTMKLYRLPESPKSSGLRTMTKKDVPVVSRLLRKYLNQFNLVPAMNEEEVEHWLLPQENIIDTYVVENEGKVTDFLSFYTLPSTIMNHPVHRSLKAAYSFYNVHTTTPLLDLMSDALILAKSKGFDVFNALDLMENKTFLEKLKFGIGDGNLQYYLYNWKCPSMGAEKVGLVLQ; encoded by the exons ATGGCGGATGAGAATGAGACAGCAGCGATCCCGGAGAAAGAAGATGTAGAGGACCACGGGCACTGTAGCGACTGTGAAAATGAAGAGCACCACTTGGAGGACGG tgaacGTGGAGATGACACTGgtgcaaaaaagaagaaaaagagacaaaaaaagaagaagaaagcggGTGCCACCGAAGCAGCTCAGGATCCCCTTGCTAAg GTGAATTCACTGCCAGCTGATAAGCTACAGGAGATCCAAAAGGCCATTGAACTGTTTTCTGTTGGCCAAGGCCCAGCTAAAACAATGGAGGAGGCGACTCGGAGGAGTTACCAGTTCTGGGACACACAACCTGTGCCCAAGCTTG ggGAGACCGTAACATCACACGGCTCAATCGAACCTGATAAAGACCACATTAGAGAAGAGCCGTACAGCCTCCCTCAGGGCTTCACCTGGGACACGCTCGACCTGGGGAACCCCGCTGTG CTGAAGGAGCTCTACACGCTCCTCAATGAAAATTATGTGGAGGATGACGACAACATGTTCAGATTTGACTACTCCCCTGAGTTCTTGCTCTG GGCTCTGCGACCTCCAGGTTGGCTGCCTCAGTGGCACTGCGGAGTCCGAGTGAACTCCAATCAGAAGCTGGTCGGATTCATCAGTGCCATTCCAGCCACCATCCGCATCTATGACAT agaaaaaaaaatggtagaGATCAATTTCTTGTGCGTCCACAAGAAGCTGCGAGCCAAACGAGTTGCTCCAGTTCTGATCCGGGAAATCACCAGACGGGTCAACCTTCAGGGTATCTTCCAGGCAGTGTACACTGCCGGGGTGGTACTGCCCAAGCCTGTGGGAACCTGCAG ATACTGGCATCGCTCTTTGAACCCACGAAAACTAATCGAAGTGAAGTTCTCCCACCTGAGCAGGAACATGACTATGCAGCGCACCATGAAGTTGTACCGTTTGCCTGAG TCCCCAAAGTCTTCTGGTCTGCGAACGATGACCAAGAAGGATGTACCAGTGGTGAGCCGCCTCCTCCGCAAGTACCTTAACCAGTTCAACCTGGTTCCTGCCATGAATGAGGAAGAGGTGGAGCACTGGTTGCTCCCACAGGAGAACATTATTGACACATATGTGGTGGAG AATGAAGGCAAAGTGACAGATTTCCTGAGTTTCTACACACTGCCTTCCACCATAATGAATCACCCTGTTCATCGCAGTCTTAAAGCAGCGTACTCTTTTTACAACGTGCACACCACTACACCCCTGCTGGACCTGATGTCCGACGCTCTCATTCTGGCCAAATCG AAAGGCTTTGATGTCTTTAATGCACTGGATCTAATGGAAAACAAGACTTTCTTGGAGAAGCTGAAGTTTGGCATTGGGGATGGAAATCTACAGTATTATCTGTACAATTGGAAGTGTCCCAGCATGGGAGCAGAAAAG GTTGGATTGGTTCTGCAGTGA